The Microbispora sp. ZYX-F-249 genome contains a region encoding:
- a CDS encoding phosphate-starvation-inducible PsiE family protein: protein MNDDPPARDPRFGDHPSVIRYARNNLDVRLLKVLAAAERVILYVVSAVLLAIAGGIVIMLFAMVVRGGVGWTEKVVVVIEDLLLVLIVLEIFATVLTHLEGGRLRLEPFIIVGIIAVVRHIMSVVVRLTVSMTAAESREQFTEMAVYAGVAVLLTTALALARWSQWKVQQNPDPKLGPVQGDEAG, encoded by the coding sequence GTGAACGACGACCCGCCCGCGCGGGACCCGCGGTTCGGGGACCACCCATCGGTCATCCGGTACGCGCGCAACAATCTGGACGTGCGGCTGCTGAAGGTGCTCGCCGCGGCCGAACGCGTGATTCTCTATGTGGTGTCGGCAGTGCTGCTGGCGATCGCGGGCGGCATCGTCATCATGTTGTTCGCCATGGTGGTGCGCGGCGGCGTGGGGTGGACGGAGAAGGTCGTCGTCGTCATCGAGGACCTCCTCCTCGTCCTCATCGTCCTGGAGATCTTCGCCACCGTCCTGACCCATCTGGAGGGCGGCCGGCTGCGGCTCGAGCCGTTCATCATCGTCGGCATCATCGCCGTCGTACGGCACATCATGTCGGTGGTGGTGCGGCTGACCGTGTCGATGACGGCGGCGGAGAGCCGTGAGCAGTTCACCGAGATGGCGGTCTACGCGGGGGTGGCTGTCCTGCTCACTACCGCACTGGCCCTGGCGCGGTGGTCACAGTGGAAGGTTCAGCAGAACCCTGATCCGAAGCTCGGTCCTGTTCAGGGCGATGAGGCCGGGTAA
- a CDS encoding amylo-alpha-1,6-glucosidase, whose translation MANAWTFEGQPAALGAGTVTLVEGSSFCVSSWNGDIRPGGPQGVYHADTRLLSRWELRVDDAPIEPLQVLAGEPYHAAFLGRTQPRPGRAESTLMVVRDRYVGGGLREDLLLRNLSDESAGCVVDVHIGSDIADLFEVKINRVRHVPDVDLVPEGTSLRVYSLSRARGAMIRTADALAVPGLLGFRVAVPARGEWRATLQVNPIIDGEESQAWFSTRHPVERAGPAVRLAAWQRHGPYVVTDHPGLARTLRRSKEDLGSLRLYEPGPPDEPPTIAAGAPWFMTLFGRDSLLTSWMALPLDQSPALGTLRRLARLQGTKVDPLSEEEPGKIPHELRFGARSGVSPHGGACYYGSVDATPLYVVLLAELRRWGIHREAVEELMPHADAALSWIGEYGERAGPIEGLLWYRRKTDKGLVNQGWKDSFDGVNFADGTLARAPIALAEAQGYVYAAYIARSHFAHEAGDHETERCYTERACSLRRMFNELFWLPERGCYAVGLDREGRPIDSVASNMGHCLWTGIADEDKAEYVAWHLLSEEMFTGFGVRTIASSMGAYNPMSYHNGSVWPHDNALIVSGLMRYGFVAEAQRVAMGLLDAAEAFGGRLPELFCGFDRKEFPVPVPYPTSCSPQAWAAASPVQITRALLRFDPWIPYGRLWVAPVLPEEFGELRITGLPLAGGRVNLVVWGSGETKLSGLPPEIEVHCAPRPSVSTLVGHHDQFSSEP comes from the coding sequence ATGGCGAACGCATGGACGTTCGAGGGGCAGCCGGCCGCCCTGGGCGCCGGCACCGTAACGCTCGTCGAGGGGAGCTCGTTCTGCGTCTCCTCCTGGAACGGCGACATCCGGCCCGGCGGGCCCCAGGGCGTCTACCACGCCGACACCCGGCTGCTGTCCCGCTGGGAACTGCGGGTGGACGACGCGCCGATCGAGCCGCTCCAGGTGCTGGCGGGCGAGCCGTACCACGCCGCGTTCCTCGGCCGGACGCAGCCGAGGCCGGGGCGCGCGGAGAGCACCCTGATGGTGGTGCGGGACCGGTACGTCGGTGGCGGCCTGCGTGAGGACCTGCTGCTGCGCAACCTTTCCGACGAGTCGGCCGGCTGCGTGGTGGACGTCCACATCGGCTCCGACATCGCCGACCTGTTCGAGGTGAAGATCAACCGTGTTCGGCACGTCCCCGACGTCGACCTGGTGCCCGAGGGGACGAGCCTGCGTGTCTACTCGCTGAGCCGCGCGCGTGGCGCCATGATCAGGACCGCCGACGCGCTGGCCGTTCCCGGGCTGCTCGGCTTCCGCGTGGCCGTGCCGGCCCGGGGGGAGTGGAGGGCGACCCTCCAGGTGAATCCGATCATCGACGGTGAGGAGTCGCAGGCGTGGTTCTCCACGCGCCATCCCGTCGAGCGCGCCGGGCCCGCGGTGCGCCTGGCGGCCTGGCAGCGGCACGGCCCGTACGTGGTCACGGACCATCCCGGGCTGGCCAGGACGCTCCGGCGGTCGAAGGAGGACCTGGGGTCGCTGCGACTGTACGAGCCCGGGCCCCCGGACGAGCCGCCCACGATCGCCGCCGGTGCGCCGTGGTTCATGACGCTGTTCGGCCGCGACTCACTGCTGACCTCATGGATGGCGCTGCCGCTCGACCAGTCGCCGGCGCTCGGCACGCTGCGCCGCCTGGCCAGGCTCCAGGGCACGAAGGTCGACCCGCTGTCGGAGGAGGAGCCCGGGAAGATCCCGCACGAGCTGCGGTTCGGCGCGCGGTCGGGCGTCTCCCCCCACGGCGGTGCCTGCTACTACGGCTCGGTCGACGCCACCCCGCTGTACGTCGTCCTCCTCGCCGAGCTGCGCCGCTGGGGCATCCATCGCGAGGCCGTGGAGGAGCTCATGCCGCACGCCGACGCGGCGCTGTCGTGGATCGGGGAGTACGGCGAGCGCGCGGGCCCGATCGAGGGGTTGCTCTGGTACCGCCGCAAGACCGACAAGGGCCTGGTCAACCAGGGCTGGAAGGACTCCTTCGACGGGGTGAACTTCGCCGACGGAACCCTGGCCCGCGCGCCCATCGCCCTGGCAGAGGCGCAGGGCTACGTCTACGCCGCCTACATCGCGCGCAGCCACTTCGCGCACGAGGCGGGCGACCACGAGACCGAGCGCTGCTACACCGAGCGGGCGTGCTCCCTCCGCCGCATGTTCAACGAGCTCTTCTGGCTTCCGGAGCGGGGCTGTTACGCGGTCGGACTGGACCGCGAGGGCAGGCCGATCGACAGCGTGGCCTCCAACATGGGCCACTGCCTGTGGACCGGCATCGCGGACGAGGACAAGGCCGAGTACGTGGCCTGGCACCTACTGTCGGAGGAGATGTTCACCGGGTTCGGCGTCCGCACAATCGCCTCGTCGATGGGTGCCTACAACCCGATGAGCTACCACAACGGATCGGTGTGGCCGCACGACAACGCCCTGATCGTGTCGGGCCTGATGCGCTACGGGTTCGTCGCCGAGGCACAGCGGGTGGCCATGGGCCTGCTGGACGCGGCGGAGGCGTTCGGCGGGCGGCTCCCTGAGCTCTTCTGCGGGTTCGACAGGAAGGAGTTCCCCGTCCCGGTGCCCTATCCCACGTCGTGCTCCCCCCAGGCGTGGGCGGCGGCGAGCCCCGTCCAGATCACGCGAGCACTGCTGCGCTTCGACCCCTGGATCCCGTACGGCCGGCTGTGGGTGGCCCCGGTGCTGCCGGAGGAGTTCGGCGAGCTGAGGATCACCGGGTTACCGCTGGCCGGTGGCCGAGTCAACCTCGTGGTGTGGGGTAGCGGCGAGACCAAGTTGAGCGGACTGCCCCCGGAGATCGAGGTGCACTGCGCGCCCCGCCCATCGGTCAGCACGCTCGTCGGCCACCACGACCAGTTCTCGAGCGAGCCGTGA